The genomic segment aagtatgcgcaccaagatggcgcacaacctgaactcgggttgtgcaccaggttagggttcaggttatgcgacatcttagtgcgcatacttcaggagtaccgagaactgaattcataacaaaattgaaattgtaaagggactttatggacactctgtatagttctatatttttatatggaGCTTATCACTTGTCGGAATGACGCGTGGAATCAGGAATACTTTGCAAGTTTGCTAACCTATGGTACTGCTATACTCGTTTATTTCATGAGTCATCCCAGGCCCACTTACACAAAAGAATGTATCAAACGTTATGTGATACCGAAGCCGACGATGTAGGTCCGGATATCCGGAGGTGCCGGTTatacattttgatttttaacTTGTGTGTCAATGCAACGCAATAGTGCTCTTCtttatagttatatatatttgacttgCAAATTGTGTgttaatattacatatatacatataaagttcgATAATCGTATTTGTGAAAAAAGCctgaattttttcaaaagaaaatcaaaaattccTTTGCATTGTAGTACATTCTTCTGTAAACTGAAAATTCCGGCTTTGGCTCCGACCATATGCTCTAAAAATTGAGAACATCAGTTTCAGCGTAGAGAATTTTTCTATGGGTTTTTATGGGTCGTTAGTAGAGTGTCTTAAAATGAGATAGATGCGTATGTAGggagatttattgttttgttaaatCATACATTATGTTATATAATCAAGAATAACATAACTCAAAAGTAAAAGATTTCATTAATTGACTGAATACAACGATGCGGCCACCCACGGTTATGAGTATGCAACCAGATTGACAGGcgtaaatattgaataatatttctaaaaagGGAATTTTTGCCTTTGTGGAATACATTTTTCATCCCAGACGGGGAGGTTTGGGGAGCCGAAGTGGAAATCGGAGCCGCGATATTTTGCGTGAAGTCGGGGCTGAAGCATGCATGGTAGTGGCCACCCTTAGAAACCTCAATAGCTTTGGAGACGGCGAAGAAGCTCAAATCCGAGGCCAAAAATGTTCTGAACCTGGGACCTGAGCGACAATGGCTCCGGAGCCATTATGTTGTCATAGCAGCTCCCAAGTCCTGCAAAcgaaaacataatataacatttttATTGGTTAATTCTTCGCTAAGCAGCTtctcatttttttgaatattctggTGGAAGTTTCACGATTTTATTCTTAGTAATTGTTACTTAATAAtctatcaaaatatttcattattttattaccTAATGGGCTAACTAATCACCGGCATTCAATTAAGCGCATTTTTGTCTCATTTCGTCCTCGTGTAGTCTAGAGGAGGAGGAAAAggatgatttacatatttatcccgggggagaggaaagcccaTGGGCTtgcacggcctctcgtccagtccGTGTcgaatatgggattagttagccagttatttgttttcatatgcatggacttgatggtggaggaagcaatcctctcgcacgtaATTAACCCCGCATGCCAATCCACGCGGGGTGATTAGAGGTGCGATGATGAGCATATTTCTGACGcgtagcacgatgcgccacaccgccgaggaCAGCAATGTTCATATTACATATTAGTTGTGTGATCTGTCAATGTCGCTAAAATAATAGCGATTTTCCTTCCCGAATATCATATTCAGAGTGCACTGTCGGATGTCCTTGTGTTATGCGTTTGTTAAATATGATGTTGAGGTCAATATGTTCCAAAATTTAGCGCAAACTTCACAAATAATTCGTGGTAACGCTGTGTCATTTAATTGGTTTAAATTCACTTCCTTTCTTCAGTGAGAAACGAGTTcaaataattgtgttttagtgCAAGTTAGAagagttatttatttgtatgtcGGTCGAATTATTAGTATAATCATTATTGAATGTTGTGCAAATATAATTTACTGAACAACCAGCGATGTTATTTCTAGAACACCAAGtttgttaaatattaataaaacaccCGACATTCTCGTTACGATAATACATCCAAGTATCTCGTCATATGATCATTCATAGACAGTGTAACATTGACAATCAAGGGCATTTCTAGGCCAAAACAACCTCAGTGGGCAATTTTGAGTTTGTCAAGTATTAAGTTAAGGCCAATTTGTTTCTAAAAGTGACAGATGACAGTataacattgacaatctatgggaaatttgaggcagtgTTGGTATCAGCAGATTATTGTTGAATTGTTATAGATTAGAAGTAAAGTtattggtactcctgtagtatgcgaaccaagatggcggacaccgcaaCGTAGtattaggttagggttaggccataattttaatccaatttATCTCATTTTAGTTATACACGAGTTCGGGACTagacaagtgactcccgtagtatttgtacctggaattatggcccaactctaATCTGGCACACATAccacgttctggtgtccgccatcttgattcgcatactacaggagtaccctgTTATTACACTCTTTGTAGATCATACACATAACTATTTAAGTGCATAGATTTAATCTGATATTGTGATATATATTAAGCTACTTTCCACCTGACTTTGTTTGGACTTCTCCATAGTTAAAGTTTAATAGTTTCTGGTCTTAGTTTATAGGGTTCATTGTGTCAATATGACCCACCTGACAATATCAACATTTAATAACAACAGCCAATACGCGAGAAAAATCAGTAGTGAGAGGTGTTTGAAAATTTCTAGTATcatttttggaatatttttattgcattaaAATACGTGATCTCGGCTATATTCAtaccaaaatttcaaaatattgtttttacctATTGTCTGTAAAACGTCGAATAGTTGCTGTGCAGGTTATTTTTTTTCGATTGTACTTTTTTCATACCTCGGTAAAATTAGATCGGTGTAATTTGCTAGAATGTTTTTCGAAGGTATTTATATCATGAGTTTTACTTCCCACGTACCGGACAATTCAGATTACCAATGATGTATATTCAATTCACATCCTCGCTGttcacacaaaaaaacgaaactAAAAGTTTATTTGGTATTTCTGAGAATGGCGGGTGGTAGTGTTCAAGCTAGCTATTATGTTCTGAAGCCTAAAGCAATCGAATGCTTTTGCGAATGATAAAAATAGAGTTTTTCATTAATAAATCCCAATGTTATTAGTGTAGTGTAATAAAGGCATACCGCCAAGAGGGTCCTCCGGTAGTGTGTGAACCacgttaggccataattttattccgattttccttttttaagttctattacgagttcgggactgtctgtgatagccaagtgaatataccctctgcccataggtttcagtacctttacacaacttgatgtaaaataggcgaacaaaactagATACATCCgcattggtacacacacttctggagcgccatcaAGAGTACTAAAGCAGCAGATATCGAAGAGCATTGATCGAATACTCTTGCTGAAAGGCATTTATATTTGActagaaaattgaaattcatgaatgttattttaccatttttactCCCATTATTCAGTATTAAGTTGTATATGATGTAGCATCTTAATGTTTATTAGATCGAGGACGCGCTGGAATTTCTGCGGGAACTGAAGACACATTGGACGGCGAAGATACTGCTATGCGATTGGCAATGGAATTACCAAATCATAACTGGCTCGTCAAACATCTAATCAAGGAAAACAAAATTAAGGTTaggaaatgtttttttatacaGTTAAGAAAGTCTTCCTGAATGCATGATGCATTATGTCAACTATTAACAATTCCTGCGCAACGTTAAGTCTGTAGAagatttggtactcccgaagtatatgtaccaggttagggttaggccataatttaattctGATTTTTCGATAAACTGAGCatatattttagttctttttttaagttcggagactgtctgtgttagccaatgaatataccccctgccaataTGTTCCATTCCCTTCACACAACCCGATGTAAAatataggcgaacaaaattagttaactccatattggtacatacacttctggagcgccaaagaTTTTGCCTCCCCCAGCTTGAGAGTCCAGTTTTTATTTACGGAATACTtatgaaaacaaaatgtaaacaaTGATATACCTGATGGtcaattgtttttttaataCTGGTCACTCAGTATTTCCTAttcttttttgataaatttctcTTTTGCCTACGTTGAATCTCATTTTTCGTCCTTCACTAAGCATTATAGGGTCATAAACTAGTGATACGATACGCGCAAAACGCACTCTGGCTTTCGCATAATTTGAATAGGGAATAGTTCATGTTtccatgaatatatattacaagtATACTAAATTTCAAATGAGTATTAGGTATAAAACACCAAATACGAAGTAATATTTCCACCCCAAGACAACAAAATCAAACCCTCCCCTCTGGTTGGGAATCGTTACACGATCGttacataatattttattgaaatgacAGGCAGAGGACGACAAGCCATTGAACAACAACCAAATTCAAGAGTCGAATGCGGGAGAACAAAGTGCAGGATTAGAACCCGCCACCAATCCGAGTATACCTACTACTGTCAAAGATCAGTACAAGGTTGGCAATTCAGCAGAGGGTGGAGATTTAAAAAACAACGATCCAGCGAACAACAGCGATCCGGATAAAAGCAGGGACGTTGACTCTCAAACGaattcagaaaatttgaaacCTGCGTCGACTGGAGTGAAAGGTATGAAAAGAAAACTGAATATGTGATACAGTGATGGTATTATTGCTTTTAAAAATCagtttcagttcgaaaaatgtaacaaaaattGTACTTTTGTTGCCCAGAGGGTCTcgaatatttaaacttataaaGAGAAATCATTTTGTCACATAtgcatattcaataaaaattattcatttcatattaTAGAATGCAGGAATTGTATCTGCTAAGATGTGTTATTTAGTTTTGTGTCATTTTGTATATAGATTGTGAAGCCAATTACATTTAGACAAAATTAAGAAGATGCTTAAAACCGATGCTGTTGCGAATTCGCAAATGATAATTGATTAGTTCAGGGAAAATGGAAGCGTTGAAATAATATCAGCCGGAATTTAGCTTTCGACGAGTCTCACATGACCGTTTTACAGTAAATGTTTGTAACACCATAACAATATGTCTCTCAGGAAGTCATACGAAATTCTAaactttttttactttttccctcgtggtatgtgaaccaagatggcggacactggaacgtagtatgtgtaccaggttatagatagggcataatttcaggtacaaatactacgagagtcacttggctagtcctcgaactcgtaataaaccgatacacatactacgttccggtgttcgccatcttggttcacaaactacgggagtaccgaattacATTATCTGATCAACTTGGGGTCAAACATACTATACAAGTGCATCGCTGAACatgtacatttttgttttaggttCATTCATGGTTGGCATAGTGAAACCATTTGACCATTTGATAAAAATGTCGCCAACAAACCTGGAGGCCTGTCGTGGTGAAACGAGTCCACCCCCTCTATGCATAATAGACGAGGAAGAATCGTATAATGGCAACAGCAATGGCGACGCCACCCTTGGCCCTGCCGTTGAACAATGTGTAAATAAAAACCCCGCTGTATCCAGATCATGTTCTGATCTCCTGGCACCTTCATGTATAGATTCCCTCATTGTTGGCAACGCCACGGGAAAGCAATCATCACATGGGAATATAGACAAGGCGACTAAAGATTGCATTACAACTAAAGGTTGTATTATACCTATGGATATAGTTGGGCACCATCACAAAACATGCCAAGTATACACAACAATGCCAGTGAGGAATGGCAATGAAAATTCTGCATCTTCTCACAAGGAAATGCCATCGGATTTGAAAAATGCCATacataacattaaaaataacgCGGAAGTAATAAACTTCACTTCCGGGTTGACCTATAATACCAAAAAGTCGGTCAATGAGCAATCTAATGATGATGTTGCAGTAGATGAAAATCCAGAAACGGatcatgatattaaaatatcaaattgtgtTTCACTTGCGttagatttgagaaaaacaactATAGAAAATCCGGCGACCGACAATCAACCTTTAGATTTGTCTTTGAAATCAACGAACTCCCAGTTATCACCTAAAATATTAGACTTATCTGTTAAAAAATCGACTGAAAATATCCAAAACCAAACTAGCTCGTCCCATGAAAAGGCTGCAAATTTATCAGTCTCTAAAATTGTGAGCAAAAAAGAAGAAGAACCGGCCCAAGTTCAAATCACAAAACCAGTTCAAGAGCAGGTAATAATCATTGATGACGATGTCACGTCACCTTCGGAAAGTGCAAGTGAAAAACCAAACCAACATCCACCTGCCGGCATTTCTAGGAACACCGTCCTAAAACGCCCCGAATCTACCAAGTCCGACGATGGTCCGCCAGTGAAAAGATGTGCTTCATTAGACTCTACTAATCCACAGGTATGGGACtattaaattgttttattttgttttcttgaaAACGCTGGATTTAatgttatataatatttttgtatatgtaATTTtctatgtaaaatattttctttcgtgtcttgacaattttgaaaacacaaaaatCAATGCCAACAATCGTTATTGTTAACCAGATTGAGCAGAAGCCTTTGTGTACCATAATTTTCTATGTGAAATATAGTCTTGAtaattttgaaaacacaaaaatCAAAACCCGAAGTAATTAAACTGTATTAGTTATTCGTTATTATTGCCAGAATGTTACAAGGCAGAAGCTTTCTGGTTACCCGCATGTGTTATACATGCCTGTAGGCAATTCATTGTGTATTTATTTGTAACTTACATCTTGTGTTGTATTTCAGGGAAATTTATTCTCTTCATCGCCAAAAAGAGTGCGAGATGTGAGACGTTCTCTCGATGAGGTAAAACGGACAAGGATTGAAGACAATTTATCGCCTAAAAATGTAGttaatagaaataaaatcttACAATATAAAACAGACCATCCCCCAGCTTTAAAACAAACTGTGAATGGACCTGGTGGTTCGGTCATCCATTACAATAACGCAGTTCATAGTTCACCAAAATCCCGGAAGGATGGAAGCTGGGCAAGTGGTTTGGAGTTGAGGCCGGGTATTCCAACGTTACCGTCACATTTGCCTCCGGTTCCTCCGAGTAAGAAAATTGAAGCAACTACCCTTCCACCACGTCAAGCTGTACCTGCTTCTCACTACACGCCTGGCGTTAATAGAAATACCCACAACTCTCAGTCAAATTCTCAGATTCCTATTCCTGCCAACTCGGCACAAAAACTGAACTCTCAATTTCATACAAAGAAACAAGTTTCTGGAATTCCCAACATGACTCCGCAGCAATTGGTAGCACAAGCCTACGACCAATATGATATTAATCACCTTGGACCATATATCAAACAACAGCAAAATGAGATTGATAAAAAGATAAAAGAACTTGAGAGGTTGAAAAACGCACTCATAAAAGTGCAACATGAGAAACCAGCAAAGGCCTCGCCTACACACACGGTTGTCAGTTCTTCGTCTTTCCCAATTCCTATACCGCGTCAGATTCCCTCTAATCAGAAGAGCTTGCCCCCAAAACATCACCCGTTTCCTTAtgctaaaaatgaaaattttcatcagGGCCACCCTCGTCAATTACAGCCATCTCAAATAAGTCCTCCACGCATTCAGCATGCTTCGTCCAAGCCATCGCACATGATGCCTCAGTATCGTCAGTCAATACCGCTAACTACCCAATTTGGACAATTCCCTCCGCAATATATGCGTTCAAGGCCAGCGCAGCAACAACCACCAATTCAACAAATGCGATCTCCATTGTACGGCCAGAGACCAGTCGGTTATCCACAATACCAAGCTCGTGTTCCATCCCCACAACAAGCCTTGAATAGGCCCCCCGGGTATGGCCCATCACAAGTTTTTTCCTCCAATGCGTCTTTAACAGCAACTGCTGCACCAGCGAATCATATGTTCCGTGCACCACAACAAATCCAACATCAGACAGTCAGACAAGCACCACAACAAATCCAACATCAGACAGTCAGACAAGCACCACAACAAATCCAACATCAGACAGTCAGACAAGCACCACAACAAATCCAACATCAGACAGTCAGACAACGGCATCCAGGACAAGTCGTGTCCAAACCAACACAACCTGTTTATCGAAATGGTGGATTAACAATAAATGGGGGCGAAACGAAAACAAAACTGGATGAACCAATCATAATCGAGGATGATATCAATTCCAATTTAAAGCTGATCAGTTCCAATACTCCCGTTTCGCATGTTACTCGAGATGATGCCCTCAAAGCACGACGATCACATAGTTTTCATCCTCCATTATCAAAGAATCGAACAAATCCACAACAAACTCCTAAACAATGGATGTCATCTGCAATGAGCCAAATGACAGCTGCAAGATTTTCCAGAGGTAATTTTAATGTCGTTGTCAATTATTTTCTATTATATAAGTATGGAGAATAGGCTCTCTGGTTATTGCACGTGGATATAAAAGGCTGATCGTAACTCTTTGAGtagatatttaaatttatataatatgtCTTTTAGTAAAAACAAATTGTGGCACTTCTTACGACATTGCACGATTGCGGCAGCCACTTATGGGTATGAAGCTACCTGAGACAACTATTATTTTGTAATCCGGCAAGATTTACTCAATTTTGCTATCTTGATGGCGTTTATTCCACGATCTATGGTGTTGGGCTTGTGGTTTTGTCTTCTAGTACTAAATTTCTAGAATTCCAATTCTTTAAGCTGATCCATTTTGAAACAAGTCAAGCATTTGAATTTGAGCACAGAATTGTAACACACAATGATATGCCATGAATCTCCGTCCTGCAATTTAATCGCACTAAATGTCCAGGCGTTATTTGAAGGGATAGGAATACAAAAACGTGGAATGAATAAAGAAAACGTTATACAAACCTGAAATGACTTACATAGAATATTCTATCCAGAGTAATTCCGCCGAATTTAGTTtcagttcaaatttttttaatttttttcaaaacagcaAAAGCATgaaatagatgaaaaaaaagtatcaatattcttcttcttcttgaAATTCCattcaaacaattattttcctaaattttgtttacaaattgcatttttaacatttttagaCTCATCTCACCCTTCAATTCCTGAAGCTGTCGGCGAGGTTTGTGTGAAATGCCGAGAAAAAGCATTCTTTCTTTGCTCTGGGTGTCGGAAAGTTTGGTATTGCAGTAAGAAATGTCAGGTATGTGAATTTCCATTTATTTATCTTAACCGTTTTTCGATTTGAAGTAAAGAAAAACTCTCGAAaaattttgacccaattatATTAAATCAGACTTTCACGATAAAGGCAATTTCAATAGCTGTATTTACGTGTTCGGCTCCTACCAAATAAAACCTTTTTCAACTGAATTTACATCGTTCATTAAAGCATTAATTGCAAGTTGTTAAGGCATTTACACATTTTTAAATTATCTAATTAAGTAATAGAGCAGAAATGACCTAATCCAATATAATAGAATTAATGAAACTGTTTGACTTCGACGGTAGCATTCCATATAACGATACATTGAAGCACGTATCAGCGAAATCTGGTGTTCACGACTTGGGCCGGTTGCAATTCGATTCACAACTCAAGTATTATCATAACGCAAATTTGGGATTTTTGATTTTAGTGTGacattacaaaatttatttcacagTTGAGCGACTGGACCACTCACAGTTCAAAATGCAACGGCTGAATAGCGAAACAAAGATGAAATTGAAGCATGTCTACAGAAAGCTTAAATCAGCAAATGTATCTATCTAAAACTGAAAGACTATTTTTTTCACGCACAATGGAGGCATCAAAAAATCCACTGTAACAAAACGCAGGTCCCCTATTTTCCGTGTCCCCTACGATAGGATAAATGAGCCACTCTCAGTATTGCATAAACAATGATTATTCATTGAAATCCAATAGTACGAAATCGACCTATTGGAATTGTGGGATTTGGCAGACACATATCTCGGTAACATCGTTCGTTTAGTACTTTAGAACATACCATGTatattaattcaataaaattagCTTACTCGTTGTTTTACCTTCCAGCTATTGCAAAGAGTAGGAATAGATCAGCTGAAATTTTGccgaaattaaatttattttctctaattgatatattttgatgCTTTCAAAACACCACCCACACGTAGCTCAATCATAGCTAATTACGGATCGgtttggtatttttgttgttgttcttgttctttgtcaTATTTAagaaaaagtcgcttttctctttgattactgaaccaattgctttaaaattttcagtggttgaggATGGACTTTTTCTCTAAAAggctaatacttttatttatttttaaatttcgtatgaattatatgaaatttgatattttgtccAAAATTTCGTCGGAACTTTTTTTAGGTTACCG from the Styela clava chromosome 5, kaStyClav1.hap1.2, whole genome shotgun sequence genome contains:
- the LOC120343807 gene encoding uncharacterized protein LOC120343807; amino-acid sequence: MTSLHSRRKSKMASSQVSSFVDGDDQDHREGIFDQFSEDSSPEMYYYTVYSSSDSEGNLTIQDVTREKFGSDVKELTGEENGEMEDDSEVTKQRYGFRTRRLKRQRDDEINTAFYTNSSDESANEGFGYLMSSDDETYDIASDNWAFVRGAKKKTNSETKKKSEEAKKKNEGSPKMKPKAKSKPNLLKIKIKAAFTGKKSKSKKDQTSTVTAPKTDEKLPKVEKAGSDASPEKIPKISPKRKLPIKARFKSANLMSSFTTEKSPPPIPAAVTPVSSFPKKSPNRIRCGYNPKAPKIPELRHIRRRQLRQNPKRVLSADANALDDGTSSSDDETAEEITKTMRRTSLYSLRASSRGGTKRKVSKSLDVDERFNNSSTTAKSTDNILTPKTSPRKRGLKLVIRRDSLDQNIPKTPLDNDSKAEQTSPKRVSENNQTVPVSSTTADKTRDVTPKQNLSPKMIPKVVLERSPKMTGSSCTNTPESTAHDKKNGDESNLCKTQEILAMQDVPAEAASQSSAADKDIDCSVTSKTVDDETIKKKKPRKKKKKDRGRAGISAGTEDTLDGEDTAMRLAMELPNHNWLVKHLIKENKIKAEDDKPLNNNQIQESNAGEQSAGLEPATNPSIPTTVKDQYKVGNSAEGGDLKNNDPANNSDPDKSRDVDSQTNSENLKPASTGVKGSFMVGIVKPFDHLIKMSPTNLEACRGETSPPPLCIIDEEESYNGNSNGDATLGPAVEQCVNKNPAVSRSCSDLLAPSCIDSLIVGNATGKQSSHGNIDKATKDCITTKGCIIPMDIVGHHHKTCQVYTTMPVRNGNENSASSHKEMPSDLKNAIHNIKNNAEVINFTSGLTYNTKKSVNEQSNDDVAVDENPETDHDIKISNCVSLALDLRKTTIENPATDNQPLDLSLKSTNSQLSPKILDLSVKKSTENIQNQTSSSHEKAANLSVSKIVSKKEEEPAQVQITKPVQEQVIIIDDDVTSPSESASEKPNQHPPAGISRNTVLKRPESTKSDDGPPVKRCASLDSTNPQGNLFSSSPKRVRDVRRSLDEVKRTRIEDNLSPKNVVNRNKILQYKTDHPPALKQTVNGPGGSVIHYNNAVHSSPKSRKDGSWASGLELRPGIPTLPSHLPPVPPSKKIEATTLPPRQAVPASHYTPGVNRNTHNSQSNSQIPIPANSAQKLNSQFHTKKQVSGIPNMTPQQLVAQAYDQYDINHLGPYIKQQQNEIDKKIKELERLKNALIKVQHEKPAKASPTHTVVSSSSFPIPIPRQIPSNQKSLPPKHHPFPYAKNENFHQGHPRQLQPSQISPPRIQHASSKPSHMMPQYRQSIPLTTQFGQFPPQYMRSRPAQQQPPIQQMRSPLYGQRPVGYPQYQARVPSPQQALNRPPGYGPSQVFSSNASLTATAAPANHMFRAPQQIQHQTVRQAPQQIQHQTVRQAPQQIQHQTVRQAPQQIQHQTVRQRHPGQVVSKPTQPVYRNGGLTINGGETKTKLDEPIIIEDDINSNLKLISSNTPVSHVTRDDALKARRSHSFHPPLSKNRTNPQQTPKQWMSSAMSQMTAARFSRDSSHPSIPEAVGEVCVKCREKAFFLCSGCRKVWYCSKKCQLSDWTTHSSKCNG